A single window of Microplitis demolitor isolate Queensland-Clemson2020A chromosome 7, iyMicDemo2.1a, whole genome shotgun sequence DNA harbors:
- the LOC103575432 gene encoding long-chain fatty acid transport protein 4, whose product MDIRFACLVVTIAVLMAAGVVARIGSFTRITQIAVTALLIPLFYKYHRRLYVIIRTLPRDIKFLYRYLNADRETKRFVRNNTTVMKIFRERVKLYPNKPCFIFEGRTWTNADINEYSNRIANVFQKHGYVKGDAVALMMTNRPEFVATWLGLGKIGVITALINTNLRLQLFTHCLTVAKVKAVIYGDELSSATDEIRDSIENIKKYKQGAGVDDFQEGTENLDKLMAEASTDEPVVENEPGYRDNLLYIYTSGTTGLPKAVLMPNSRYLLVTMATYHMLGLRDGDIMYNPIPLYHMAGGLVGTGCALVKGIPSVLRTKFSVSHYWTDCIKYNCTLAQYIGEMCRYLVSAPARPEDSKHSVRLMVGNGMRSQIWQQFVDRFKIQQVTEVYGSSEGNANIVNVDNQVGAVGFVPSILPKSLHPVAIIRVNPETCEPVRGPNGLCIRAEINEPGMFIGIIKQGNASREFNGYLDEEASRRKVIENVFTKGDKAFLTGDILVQDELGYFYFKDRTGDTYRWKGENVATAEVEGVVSNVAGYRDTTVYGVQVPGMEGRAGMAAIVDPECLLDFKALAEGLDRALPSYARPIFLRIVNELEMTGTFKLKKINLQKEGFDPNKIQDKVYFRSGNKEYVEVTPELYQEIISGSTKL is encoded by the exons GTTTCTCTACCGCTACCTAAATGCCGATAgagaaacaaaacgatttgtgagaAATAATACAACTGTTATGAAAATATTCCGTGAAAGAGTGAAATTATATCCAAACAAACCCTGTTTTATATTCGAAGGACGTACTTGGACCAACGCTGAC atAAACGAGTACAGTAATAGAATAGCAAACGTGTTTCAAAAACATGGATACGTCAAAGGTGACGCAGTGGCATTGATGATGACCAATAGACCGGAGTTTGTGGCCACCTGGTTGGGATTGGGTAAAATTGGTGTGATAACAgcattaataaatactaaCTTACGGTTGCAATTATTTACCCACTGTCTAACAGTCGCCAAAGTCAAAGCCGTTATTTACGGCGATGAATTATCCTCAG caaccGACGAAATAAGAGACTCGAttgagaatataaaaaaatacaaacaaggGGCTGGAGTCGATGACTTCCAAGAAGGAACTGAGAACTTGGATAAATTGATGGCTGAAGCCAGCACCGATGAGCCGGTTGTGGAAAACGAACCTGGTTATCGAGATAATTTACTTTACATTTACACCAGTGGGACCACTGGTTTGCCAAAAGCGGTACTCATGCCAAATTCTAG ATATCTTCTCGTAACAATGGCAACATATCACATGTTAGGACTAAGGGACGGTGATATTATGTATAATCCTATACCTCTATATCATATGGCTGGGGGGTTAGTTGGTACTGGCTGTGCTCTCGTCAAAGGGATACCCAGTGTACTAAGAACCAAATTTTCGGTCTCCCATTATTGGACTGATTGTATTAAATACAACTGTAcc ttagcACAATACATTGGAGAAATGTGTAGATATTTAGTATCTGCGCCAGCGCGGCCTGAGGACTCGAAACACTCAGTGAGATTGATGGTCGGCAATGGAATGAGATCGCAAATATGGCAGCAGTTTGTCGATCGATTCAAAATTCAACAAGTTACTGAAGTTTATGGCTCTAGTGAAGGGAATGCTAACATTG TCAATGTAGACAATCAAGTTGGTGCTGTTGGTTTCGTTCCATCAATTTTACCAAAGTCATTACATCCTGTCGCGATAATTCGCGTTAACCCCGAGACATGTGAACCTGTTAGAGGACCTAATGGTTTATGTATACGGGCggaaataa ATGAACCCGGAATGTTTATAGGTATAATAAAACAAGGCAATGCCTCGAGGGAGTTTAATGGCTACTTAGATGAAGAAGCATCAAGAAGAAAAGTTATAGAGAATGTATTTACTAAAGGAGATAAAGCATTCCTTactg gaGACATATTAGTTCAAGATGAACTAGGATACTTTTACTTCAAAGATAGAACAGGAGATACCTACAGGTGGAAGGGCGAAAACGTCGCTACTGCTGAGGTCGAAGGGGTCGTCAGTAACGTCGCTGGTTACAGAGACACTACTGTCTACGGTGTTCAG gtGCCGGGTATGGAAGGTCGTGCGGGTATGGCAGCCATAGTCGACCCCGAGTGTCTGCTGGACTTCAAAGCACTGGCTGAGGGCCTCGACCGTGCCCTTCCCTCCTACGCACGGCCCATTTTCCTCCGAATAGTGAATGAGCTCGAGATGACAGGCACCTTCAAGCTCAAGAAAATAAACCTACAGAAAGAGGGATTCGATCCGAATAAAATCCAGGACAAAGTTTACTTTAGATCCGGTAACAAAGAGTACGTCGAAGTAACTCCAGAACTatatcaagaaattatttctggCTCCACTAAATTATAA